A genomic window from Flavobacterium sp. I3-2 includes:
- a CDS encoding fatty acid desaturase, translating to MTHKQRTSLIRREISESYANLKLRYPILKEQNAIGFAIFFLAAGLSLLMGYLWYVDIVPAWILILVNAFLFGVLHELEHDLIHYMYFKENKFVHNIMLFGVWILRPLTLNPWFRRTLHYHHHRFSGTLHDIEERGVTNGEKWSLKRLLFTPDLVVGNLLRLYSLFGDIKREVKNGNLKYETAHKIKLYGFLGLIPLTIISHVILYIFTADLLVQFLNANFATQIVFPEFLTSIIDYTNPLIYIILLPNLLRQFCLHFITSNLHYFGDVEKGNVIEQTQVLNVWWTFPFQLFCFFFGWTHAIHHFVVNETFYIRHIARKKAHEVMKANGIRFNDLGTFKRANRYHEIKS from the coding sequence GTGACGCATAAACAACGAACCAGTTTAATACGTAGAGAAATTTCTGAATCTTATGCAAATTTAAAATTACGCTACCCGATTCTTAAAGAACAAAATGCCATAGGTTTTGCTATCTTTTTCTTAGCTGCCGGCTTATCACTTCTGATGGGATATTTATGGTATGTGGATATTGTACCTGCTTGGATTTTAATCTTAGTAAATGCATTTTTATTTGGCGTTTTACATGAATTGGAACACGATTTAATTCATTATATGTATTTCAAAGAAAATAAATTTGTTCACAACATAATGTTATTTGGTGTTTGGATTTTACGACCGTTAACACTAAATCCGTGGTTCAGAAGAACTTTGCATTATCATCATCATCGTTTCTCTGGAACTTTGCATGACATCGAAGAACGCGGCGTTACCAATGGTGAAAAATGGAGTTTGAAACGTTTGCTTTTTACACCTGATTTAGTTGTAGGGAATTTATTACGTCTTTATAGTTTATTTGGCGATATCAAAAGAGAAGTAAAAAACGGTAACCTGAAATACGAAACGGCACATAAAATCAAATTGTATGGTTTTTTAGGATTGATTCCGCTAACCATCATTTCTCATGTCATTTTATATATTTTTACAGCTGATTTATTGGTGCAATTTTTAAACGCTAATTTTGCGACTCAAATTGTATTTCCTGAATTTTTAACTTCGATTATAGATTATACAAATCCGTTGATTTATATTATTCTTTTACCGAATTTATTACGTCAGTTCTGTTTACACTTCATCACTTCAAACTTACATTATTTTGGAGATGTTGAAAAAGGAAACGTAATTGAACAAACGCAAGTTTTAAACGTTTGGTGGACTTTTCCATTTCAATTGTTTTGTTTTTTCTTTGGTTGGACGCATGCGATTCACCATTTTGTAGTAAACGAAACGTTTTACATCAGGCACATTGCTCGTAAAAAAGCACACGAAGTCATGAAAGCCAACGGTATTCGTTTTAACGATTTAGGAACTTTTAAAAGAGCTAATAGATACCACGAAATAAAATCATAG
- the gldJ gene encoding gliding motility lipoprotein GldJ, whose protein sequence is MTLQLIAAMFASVSLTSCSNNSTVGNSSATGWKINGKKDGFQYNTNYNGQQTPYGMVEIEGGTFTMGRLQEDVMGEWNNASTQQYVQSFYMDETEVTNMMYTEYLYWIKQVYPTSEPQYRGIYQSALPDTLVWRNKLGFTETLTNTYLRHPAYADYPVVGVSWIQANDFSKWRTDRVNEFALEKAGYLKKNAKTKEAYGEQVFTTDAYLNAPSKSYGGNEEIVYKGVRNKAKDGQKNVYATQSFGLFSAEYRLPTEAEWEYAAGARRDDREYNNVKGRKKYPWGSEDTRTSARKTKGDHLANYKQNRGDYGGIAGWKTDQGGYTSPVKAFPPNDWGLYDMAGNVAEWVADVYRPMVNSEENDINYFRGNVYTKNVIGPDGTVQIVQTNIVYDTLPNGKLRPRTLPGQIEKTVVSESDTFLRTNFNSDNDIAYKDGNYNAPQNTFSYDQNGNVIGEYDAVSKTSLISDQSRVYKGGSWKDRAYWLDPATRRYMDQFVATDFIGFRNAMSKIGGTNKKKKPRG, encoded by the coding sequence ATGACATTACAACTGATTGCAGCTATGTTTGCTTCAGTGAGTTTAACTAGTTGTAGCAACAACAGTACCGTAGGAAACTCTTCAGCTACTGGCTGGAAGATTAATGGAAAAAAAGACGGTTTCCAATACAACACAAACTATAATGGTCAACAAACACCTTATGGCATGGTTGAGATTGAGGGTGGAACTTTTACTATGGGAAGACTACAAGAAGACGTAATGGGAGAATGGAACAATGCTTCTACTCAACAATATGTTCAGTCTTTTTATATGGATGAAACCGAAGTAACCAATATGATGTACACAGAGTACTTATATTGGATTAAGCAAGTTTATCCAACTTCTGAGCCACAATATCGCGGTATTTACCAATCGGCATTACCAGATACATTAGTTTGGAGAAATAAGTTAGGTTTTACTGAAACTCTAACCAACACTTACTTGAGACATCCTGCTTATGCAGATTATCCGGTTGTTGGTGTTTCTTGGATTCAGGCAAATGATTTTTCTAAATGGAGAACGGATCGAGTTAATGAGTTCGCTTTAGAAAAAGCTGGTTATCTTAAGAAAAATGCTAAGACTAAAGAAGCGTACGGAGAGCAAGTTTTCACAACTGACGCTTATTTAAACGCTCCGAGTAAATCATATGGTGGTAATGAAGAAATCGTTTATAAAGGTGTAAGAAACAAAGCCAAAGATGGTCAGAAAAACGTTTATGCAACACAATCTTTTGGATTGTTTAGTGCAGAATACCGTTTACCAACTGAAGCTGAGTGGGAATATGCTGCAGGCGCAAGACGCGACGATAGAGAATACAACAACGTTAAAGGTAGAAAAAAATATCCTTGGGGATCTGAAGACACAAGAACATCTGCAAGAAAAACTAAAGGTGATCATTTAGCTAATTACAAACAAAACCGTGGTGATTACGGTGGAATTGCAGGTTGGAAAACTGACCAAGGCGGTTACACTTCACCTGTTAAAGCTTTTCCTCCTAACGATTGGGGACTATATGACATGGCTGGTAACGTTGCTGAATGGGTTGCTGACGTTTATCGTCCGATGGTAAATTCTGAAGAGAATGACATCAACTATTTCCGCGGAAATGTTTACACGAAAAACGTAATTGGACCTGATGGAACTGTACAAATTGTTCAAACAAATATTGTTTACGATACTTTACCTAACGGAAAATTACGTCCAAGAACATTACCTGGTCAAATCGAAAAAACTGTAGTTAGTGAAAGTGATACTTTCTTAAGAACGAACTTTAACAGCGATAACGATATAGCTTACAAAGACGGAAATTACAACGCTCCTCAAAACACATTCTCTTACGATCAAAATGGAAATGTAATTGGAGAATACGATGCAGTTTCTAAAACATCTTTAATAAGTGATCAATCTCGTGTTTACAAAGGTGGATCTTGGAAAGATAGAGCTTACTGGTTAGATCCTGCAACAAGAAGATACATGGATCAATTTGTAGCAACAGATTTCATCGGGTTCCGTAATGCAATGTCAAAAATTGGCGGAACAAACAAAAAGAAAAAACCTCGCGGTTAA
- a CDS encoding UDP-N-acetylmuramoyl-tripeptide--D-alanyl-D-alanine ligase: protein MRIEELYQCFLECNGVSTDTRNIQENTLFVALKGENFDANTFAKDALNNGARYVILDNKTYYTETDKMLLVEDSLHALQLLANYHRKQLGLPIIALTGSNGKTTSKELIHSVLSKKYNTKATIGNLNNHIGVPLTLLSFDENTDLGIVEMGANHQKEIELLCKIAEPDFGYITNFGRAHLEGFGGVEGVIAGKSEMYTYLENSHKMAFINLDDPIQVDKTMHLPIYSFSFNDLVADVCFTNTQAQPMATLTINETIIKSNLTGTYNLTNIAIAATIGNYFNVSDQETKEAIESYFPSNNRSQWIEKDSNKILLDAYNANPSSMTVAIENFAQLNENNKVLFLGDMFELGNESKSEHKKIIELAQNLDLKTYFIGKHFFENKNDKSAFFENFEALENYLISQSIANETILIKGSRGMELERILNLI from the coding sequence ATGAGAATTGAAGAATTATACCAATGCTTTTTAGAATGTAACGGTGTTAGCACAGACACTAGAAACATTCAAGAAAATACTCTTTTCGTTGCTTTGAAAGGAGAAAACTTTGACGCAAACACATTCGCTAAAGACGCTTTAAACAATGGAGCTAGATATGTTATTTTAGATAATAAAACCTATTATACTGAAACAGACAAAATGCTTCTTGTCGAAGATAGTTTACATGCTTTACAATTACTTGCAAATTACCACAGAAAGCAATTAGGTTTACCAATTATAGCTTTAACAGGAAGCAATGGCAAAACTACTTCTAAAGAATTAATTCACAGTGTACTTTCAAAAAAATACAATACAAAAGCTACAATTGGAAATCTTAATAATCATATTGGTGTACCACTTACACTACTTTCATTCGATGAAAATACCGACTTAGGTATTGTTGAAATGGGTGCTAATCATCAAAAAGAAATCGAATTACTTTGCAAAATTGCTGAACCTGACTTTGGTTATATAACCAATTTTGGAAGGGCTCACCTAGAAGGATTTGGAGGAGTTGAAGGTGTTATCGCAGGAAAAAGTGAAATGTATACTTATCTAGAAAACAGTCACAAAATGGCATTTATCAATCTTGATGATCCAATTCAAGTTGATAAAACAATGCATCTACCAATTTATAGTTTTTCATTTAATGACCTTGTTGCAGATGTTTGTTTTACAAATACACAAGCTCAACCAATGGCAACTTTGACAATTAACGAAACAATCATCAAATCTAATTTAACTGGAACTTATAATTTAACCAACATTGCAATTGCAGCAACCATAGGTAATTATTTTAATGTAAGTGACCAAGAAACAAAAGAAGCAATTGAATCTTATTTTCCATCTAACAATCGTTCGCAATGGATAGAAAAAGATTCAAACAAAATCTTACTTGATGCTTATAATGCAAATCCGAGTAGTATGACTGTGGCAATCGAAAATTTTGCTCAACTAAATGAAAACAACAAAGTTTTATTTTTGGGCGATATGTTTGAACTTGGAAATGAAAGCAAATCAGAACATAAAAAAATCATTGAATTAGCACAAAATTTAGACTTAAAAACTTATTTCATAGGTAAGCATTTTTTCGAAAATAAAAACGACAAATCAGCGTTTTTTGAAAATTTTGAAGCTTTAGAAAACTACCTAATAAGTCAGTCAATCGCTAATGAAACTATACTTATTAAAGGTTCTAGAGGCATGGAATTAGAACGAATATTAAATTTAATTTAA
- a CDS encoding mechanosensitive ion channel family protein, which translates to MRKNLFYLIITSLLISFGCFAQQDIQIDSNYIKLQNELKEFKKLRTQDSLRVEILTKEIKSILTTEEEVQNSKPTTDSTEIKKRLAEIERVKAITQGAPVVLNNDTLFKIFSRVGQYSATERATSALKKIEEIYESPFFYKDSLKVENNFNTEIITYNGKIILGINEIDALWEGVTANELATKFKDIIAEKVEQQREQNSFKFILIRIGEFLLIVIAFGFVLKMIYKLVNKGRDKITTNDNLLENGLSIKKHQIFKKQQLISFINKIFFALKIIIFIILLFSTLPIALKIFPATTGWANEIQQMILDPIKSLIDSIIAYFPKLIKIIFIIILGNYLLKLMRYFALEIGKGSIKINGFYKEWSKPTYLILKFITLVFLLIIIFPYLPGAETKSFQGISVFLGILISIGSSSAISNAVAGIVITYMRPFQLKDWIKVGNITGIVIEKNALVTRLKTINNEDITIPNSTILTGATVNYSSIGKENGLTISTIINVRYLYDEDLITKTLIEAAYKTNGITRKIPAYVFQMSLNDNNATYEINAITFEPDKMYQIKSDLIKNIHNTFKENDISLKSVQFVDIIENK; encoded by the coding sequence GTGAGAAAAAATTTATTTTATTTAATAATCACCTCATTATTAATCTCTTTTGGATGTTTTGCCCAACAAGACATCCAAATAGATTCAAACTACATAAAACTTCAAAACGAATTAAAAGAGTTCAAAAAACTCAGAACTCAAGATTCGTTACGTGTTGAAATTCTTACTAAAGAAATCAAATCAATACTTACTACCGAAGAAGAAGTACAAAATTCAAAACCAACAACTGATTCTACTGAAATCAAAAAAAGATTAGCAGAAATCGAACGCGTAAAAGCGATAACACAAGGTGCGCCAGTTGTTTTAAATAATGACACTTTATTTAAAATATTTTCGCGAGTTGGGCAATATTCTGCAACCGAAAGAGCAACTTCAGCACTAAAGAAAATTGAAGAAATATATGAATCTCCATTTTTTTATAAAGATTCACTTAAAGTTGAAAACAATTTCAATACCGAAATTATAACTTATAACGGAAAAATAATTTTAGGAATTAACGAAATTGATGCACTTTGGGAAGGCGTTACTGCAAATGAACTTGCTACAAAATTCAAAGACATCATTGCTGAAAAAGTTGAACAACAACGCGAACAAAATAGCTTTAAATTCATTTTGATTCGTATTGGTGAATTTTTATTGATTGTAATTGCCTTTGGCTTTGTTCTAAAAATGATTTATAAATTAGTAAACAAAGGTCGAGATAAAATAACAACCAATGATAATCTTCTAGAAAATGGACTTTCAATAAAAAAACATCAAATATTCAAAAAGCAACAATTAATATCTTTTATCAATAAGATTTTCTTTGCTCTAAAAATTATAATTTTTATTATCCTTTTATTTTCAACACTTCCAATTGCATTAAAAATATTTCCTGCAACAACAGGATGGGCAAATGAGATACAACAGATGATTTTAGACCCAATAAAATCATTAATTGATTCAATAATAGCTTATTTTCCAAAACTTATCAAAATAATTTTCATCATCATATTAGGAAATTATCTTTTGAAATTAATGAGATATTTTGCTTTGGAAATCGGAAAAGGTTCAATCAAAATTAATGGTTTTTATAAAGAATGGTCAAAACCTACCTATCTAATATTGAAATTCATAACCTTGGTATTTTTACTGATAATTATTTTTCCATATTTACCAGGTGCAGAAACAAAATCATTTCAAGGTATTTCGGTCTTCTTAGGTATTTTGATTTCAATAGGCTCTTCATCGGCAATTTCAAATGCTGTTGCCGGAATTGTTATCACATACATGCGTCCGTTTCAATTAAAAGATTGGATAAAAGTCGGAAACATTACCGGAATTGTAATTGAAAAAAATGCTTTAGTTACGCGTTTGAAAACAATAAATAACGAAGATATTACCATTCCTAATTCGACCATTTTAACTGGTGCAACCGTAAATTATTCATCAATTGGTAAAGAAAACGGACTAACAATCTCAACAATAATAAACGTTCGATATTTATATGACGAAGACTTAATTACAAAAACATTAATTGAAGCTGCTTACAAAACAAATGGAATCACAAGAAAAATTCCTGCTTATGTTTTTCAGATGAGTTTGAATGATAATAATGCCACTTATGAAATCAATGCGATAACTTTTGAACCAGATAAAATGTATCAAATAAAATCTGATTTAATCAAAAACATACATAATACATTTAAAGAGAATGACATTTCTCTAAAATCCGTTCAGTTTGTTGATATTATAGAAAACAAATAA
- a CDS encoding aminotransferase class I/II-fold pyridoxal phosphate-dependent enzyme, whose translation MFNPADKIQDLQYFGEFGGVNPSISDSSTYTFLSAKTMFDTFEGNTDGCYLYSRHSSPSNLYLSEALAAMENTEAAHVTASGMGAITAVIMQFCKNGDHVVSSRTIYGGTYAFLKNYAPQFGIATTFVDITKIDVILNAITENTKIIYLETVSNPLLEVADVRKISEIAHERGIKVVVDNTFSPLSITPSLLGADVTIHSLTKYINGSSDTVGGVICGTRDFINALKDVNSGSCMLLGATMDSLRASSILKNLRTLHIRMKQHSFNGLYLAGRFEELGIKTVYPGLPSHPSHSLFKTMYNEHYGFGGMITIDAGSLEKANALMELMQERNLGYLAVSLGFYKTLFSAPGSSTSSEIPMDEQKEMGLSEGLVRISIGLDENIERTYQSMVACMKEVGVL comes from the coding sequence ATGTTTAACCCTGCAGATAAAATCCAAGATTTACAATACTTTGGAGAATTCGGAGGCGTAAATCCTTCAATTTCTGACTCATCTACTTATACGTTCTTATCGGCAAAGACTATGTTCGATACTTTTGAAGGTAATACAGACGGATGTTATTTATATTCGCGCCATTCTTCACCGAGTAATTTGTATCTTTCTGAAGCTTTAGCAGCAATGGAAAATACAGAGGCTGCTCATGTAACCGCTTCTGGAATGGGAGCTATTACAGCCGTAATTATGCAATTTTGTAAAAATGGTGACCATGTTGTTTCTAGTAGAACAATTTACGGTGGAACTTACGCATTCTTAAAAAATTACGCACCTCAATTCGGAATCGCAACTACTTTTGTTGATATTACTAAAATTGATGTGATTTTAAATGCAATTACAGAAAATACTAAAATCATTTATTTAGAAACAGTTTCTAATCCATTATTAGAAGTTGCAGACGTAAGAAAAATATCTGAAATCGCACATGAACGCGGAATCAAAGTTGTGGTTGATAATACGTTTTCACCACTTTCTATCACGCCAAGTTTATTAGGTGCCGATGTTACCATTCACAGTTTAACCAAATACATCAACGGAAGTAGCGATACAGTTGGAGGTGTTATTTGCGGAACGCGCGATTTTATCAATGCGTTAAAAGATGTAAATTCAGGTTCATGTATGTTGTTGGGTGCAACGATGGATAGCTTACGTGCATCGAGCATACTTAAAAACTTACGTACGTTACACATTCGTATGAAACAACATTCGTTCAACGGATTGTATTTAGCTGGTCGCTTTGAAGAATTAGGTATTAAAACGGTTTATCCAGGTTTACCTTCACACCCAAGTCATTCGTTGTTTAAAACCATGTACAATGAACATTATGGATTTGGTGGAATGATTACTATCGATGCAGGTTCTTTAGAAAAAGCAAATGCTTTAATGGAATTAATGCAAGAGCGTAACTTAGGATATTTAGCTGTAAGTTTAGGTTTCTACAAAACATTATTCAGCGCGCCAGGTTCATCTACAAGTTCAGAAATTCCGATGGATGAGCAAAAAGAAATGGGCTTATCTGAAGGTTTGGTTCGTATTTCAATCGGACTTGACGAAAACATCGAAAGAACGTACCAAAGCATGGTTGCTTGTATGAAAGAAGTTGGTGTTTTATAA
- the porU gene encoding type IX secretion system sortase PorU — translation MRKILLVTSLFLSFLGFAQSGKSTLKWNNEINLKSKSSNAAPQFQVENYYYNVATKEIKYSELIKVSQPVDEKSFKISNVVYENIDLNKYKDIAKEQISSEIKFSVQNSSSDGQNNVLLVLNPIVKSGNSYKKIVSFDYSYQNRPNYGNTARRDIATANSVLATGDWFKFKIDQNGVYKLDKNFLLQLGIPASVDPRTIKIYSHGGKPLPLKNGDNLYYDLPEIAIQVEGEGDGQFNDSDFILFYGKGIYGWDEVNLSHINVYDENAYYYITYGGDQGKRISNVSQPSGNVSMTYTTFDERVFHEKNKVTIGNLSRKWFGEVFNVNNQQNFTFELPGIVNAEPVLLTSVVAASSPSASNFTFTVNNQNAGIVSLLATSSDYYGYENFLNSTVNIAGNTAVVGVTYNNGGVPSATGYLDYIALDYKKRLEGYGKQFGFRVNDAASQIGIGSYNFSNASGITNVWDVSDHQNVRNVASNSSNAFSFRAFLGEVKEYQAVVPANYYSPIPISNPRVANQNLKGTIFADGDVDYLIITSPDLRASAERLAQFHKTNSNLNTKVVTVNTIYEEFSSGQQDVAAIRNFVRYVYMNAPDPNRRVKYLNMFGDTNNDYVNELSNENKVPSFYFLSLYEQGIENFHTLISFVTDDFFVMMDDDEGYIGRGDYSGLDIAVGRMTVGNTQQANQTIDKIINYNKVDNTGRWKNNYIALADDVDNVGDYVLQETLNEMIETLETYKPFFNVTKIYTDAYVQEITPGGPRYPKAKADFIQAINNGALMVNYLGHGGEYGLAQERLLETFDIDGLRNGDRLPLFAIITCEYTRFDNPNDLSGGERLFLKPDGGAIGLIATTRKITILNANSFTEKLSEILFSYSSNDYPSIGEALRVTKNQFANSDKAVVFCIGDPALKLAIPKPKVELTHINEVPISSTAPALRALDLIKLKGEVTDENGNLLTNFTGDLAVQIFDKDIERRTLGNDGHLNFMDFKTLGETIFRGNASVENGKFEIEFVVPKDIRIPLGEGKASFYALKNGTILDDYTGDNKVIRVGGVNENAAQDNNPPVLQMYMNDESFISGGITNASPLLLVNLEDDNGMNTASGIGHDMVAILDGNENEPFVLNDYYETESNNFRKGIIKFPFTNLEKGVHTLTVKAWDVYNNLATGDLEFVVAGNESLEIDRVLNYPNPFVNYTEFWFQHNRPAEPLQVQVQILTVTGKIVKTINQIITSDGFLSRDITWDGKDDFGDRIGKGVYIYKLKVKSTITGQQAEKIEKLVIL, via the coding sequence ATGAGAAAAATATTATTAGTTACTTCGCTTTTTTTGTCCTTTTTGGGTTTCGCTCAAAGTGGAAAATCGACTTTAAAGTGGAATAATGAAATTAATTTAAAATCGAAATCGTCTAATGCTGCTCCTCAGTTTCAAGTAGAAAATTATTATTATAATGTCGCTACTAAAGAAATAAAATATTCTGAATTGATTAAAGTAAGTCAACCTGTTGATGAAAAATCATTTAAAATATCTAATGTTGTTTACGAAAATATCGATTTGAATAAATATAAAGATATTGCGAAAGAGCAGATTTCTTCTGAGATTAAATTTTCTGTTCAAAATTCAAGTTCTGATGGACAAAATAATGTTTTATTAGTACTTAATCCTATTGTGAAATCTGGGAATTCTTATAAGAAAATTGTTTCATTTGATTATTCTTATCAAAATCGTCCAAATTATGGCAATACTGCAAGACGTGATATCGCCACAGCTAATTCGGTTTTGGCAACAGGTGATTGGTTTAAATTCAAAATTGACCAAAACGGAGTTTATAAATTGGATAAAAACTTTTTATTACAATTAGGGATTCCAGCATCAGTTGATCCAAGAACAATCAAAATTTATAGTCACGGCGGTAAACCACTACCTCTGAAAAATGGAGATAATTTATATTACGATCTCCCAGAAATTGCTATTCAAGTTGAAGGAGAAGGAGATGGTCAGTTCAATGATTCAGATTTTATTCTTTTTTATGGAAAAGGAATTTATGGTTGGGATGAGGTAAATCTTTCTCATATTAATGTATATGACGAAAATGCGTATTACTACATTACATACGGAGGTGATCAAGGGAAGCGTATTTCAAATGTTTCTCAACCTTCAGGGAATGTGTCTATGACCTATACAACTTTCGATGAACGCGTGTTTCATGAGAAAAATAAAGTGACAATTGGTAATTTAAGCCGTAAATGGTTTGGAGAGGTTTTTAATGTGAATAATCAACAAAATTTCACTTTTGAATTACCGGGTATTGTAAATGCTGAACCTGTTTTGTTAACTTCTGTTGTTGCTGCGAGTTCACCAAGCGCATCGAATTTTACATTTACAGTTAATAATCAAAATGCTGGAATTGTAAGTTTACTTGCAACTTCTTCTGATTATTATGGGTATGAAAATTTTTTAAATAGTACTGTAAATATAGCAGGAAATACTGCAGTTGTAGGAGTAACTTATAATAATGGAGGAGTGCCATCTGCTACTGGATACCTAGATTATATTGCTTTAGATTATAAAAAACGATTAGAAGGTTATGGTAAGCAATTTGGTTTTAGAGTTAATGATGCGGCTTCTCAAATAGGTATTGGTTCATATAATTTCTCAAATGCAAGTGGTATAACAAATGTTTGGGATGTATCGGATCATCAAAATGTTAGAAATGTAGCTTCAAACTCATCGAACGCATTTTCATTTAGAGCATTTTTAGGTGAGGTTAAAGAATATCAAGCAGTTGTGCCAGCTAATTATTATAGTCCAATCCCAATTAGTAATCCTAGGGTTGCTAATCAAAATTTAAAAGGAACAATTTTTGCTGATGGAGATGTTGATTACTTAATTATTACATCACCTGATTTACGTGCTTCAGCTGAACGTTTGGCTCAATTTCATAAAACAAATTCAAATCTAAATACAAAAGTTGTAACTGTCAATACAATTTACGAGGAGTTTTCTTCAGGGCAACAAGATGTTGCGGCTATCAGAAATTTTGTTCGTTATGTATATATGAATGCACCAGATCCAAATAGAAGAGTCAAATATTTGAATATGTTTGGAGATACTAATAACGATTATGTAAATGAATTGTCCAACGAAAATAAAGTGCCTTCATTTTATTTTTTGAGTCTTTATGAACAAGGAATTGAAAATTTTCACACTCTTATTTCATTTGTTACCGATGATTTTTTTGTTATGATGGATGATGATGAGGGGTATATAGGAAGAGGAGATTATTCAGGATTGGATATTGCAGTTGGGCGAATGACAGTTGGAAATACGCAACAAGCAAATCAAACAATTGATAAAATTATTAACTATAATAAAGTAGATAATACAGGACGGTGGAAAAATAATTACATTGCTTTAGCAGATGATGTTGATAATGTTGGGGATTATGTACTTCAAGAAACGTTGAATGAAATGATTGAAACGCTTGAGACCTATAAACCTTTTTTTAATGTCACTAAAATTTATACAGATGCTTATGTGCAAGAAATAACTCCCGGAGGTCCTCGTTATCCTAAAGCAAAAGCTGATTTTATACAAGCTATAAATAATGGTGCCTTAATGGTGAATTATCTAGGGCATGGAGGAGAGTATGGCTTGGCTCAAGAACGTTTGTTAGAAACTTTTGATATTGATGGTTTGAGAAACGGAGATAGGCTTCCGCTCTTTGCAATCATTACTTGTGAATATACGCGATTTGATAATCCGAATGATTTGTCTGGAGGGGAACGTTTGTTTTTAAAACCAGATGGTGGCGCAATTGGTTTAATTGCAACAACTCGTAAAATTACAATTCTAAATGCGAATAGTTTTACTGAGAAATTGTCCGAGATTTTATTTAGTTACAGTTCTAATGATTATCCCTCTATTGGTGAAGCATTACGTGTAACAAAAAATCAATTTGCAAATTCAGATAAGGCTGTTGTTTTCTGTATAGGTGATCCTGCTCTTAAATTGGCAATTCCAAAACCTAAAGTTGAATTGACTCATATTAATGAAGTTCCAATTTCTTCAACAGCTCCTGCTTTGCGAGCTTTGGATTTAATAAAGTTAAAAGGGGAAGTAACAGACGAAAATGGAAATTTGTTAACTAATTTTACAGGAGATTTGGCTGTTCAAATTTTTGATAAAGATATTGAACGCAGAACGTTAGGGAACGATGGTCATTTAAATTTTATGGATTTTAAAACTTTAGGTGAAACTATTTTTAGAGGAAATGCTTCTGTAGAAAACGGAAAATTTGAAATAGAATTTGTAGTGCCAAAAGATATTCGAATTCCTCTTGGAGAAGGTAAGGCGAGTTTCTACGCATTAAAAAATGGGACGATTTTAGATGATTATACAGGTGATAATAAGGTGATTAGAGTTGGTGGAGTAAATGAAAATGCAGCTCAAGACAATAATCCGCCAGTTTTGCAGATGTATATGAATGACGAATCATTTATTTCTGGTGGAATTACAAATGCGTCTCCTTTATTGTTGGTTAATTTAGAAGATGATAATGGAATGAATACAGCAAGTGGAATTGGTCATGACATGGTTGCTATCCTTGATGGAAACGAAAATGAGCCTTTTGTTTTGAATGATTATTATGAAACCGAATCGAATAACTTTAGAAAAGGTATAATTAAATTTCCTTTTACAAATTTAGAAAAAGGTGTTCATACTTTAACAGTCAAAGCTTGGGATGTTTACAATAATTTAGCAACAGGAGATCTAGAATTTGTTGTTGCTGGAAATGAAAGTTTAGAAATTGACCGTGTTTTAAATTATCCAAATCCATTTGTGAATTACACAGAATTTTGGTTTCAACACAATAGACCGGCAGAACCTTTACAAGTCCAAGTTCAAATTTTAACAGTAACAGGAAAAATAGTAAAAACAATAAATCAAATCATTACTTCCGACGGTTTTTTATCACGTGATATAACTTGGGATGGAAAAGATGATTTTGGTGACCGAATTGGAAAAGGTGTTTATATTTATAAACTTAAAGTGAAATCTACAATCACAGGACAGCAAGCAGAGAAAATCGAAAAGCTTGTCATTTTATAA